Proteins encoded by one window of Methermicoccus shengliensis DSM 18856:
- a CDS encoding methanogenesis marker 16 metalloprotein yields the protein MESSVAEIREKIERHDALVVGAHEFKQMVRDGERLDEVDVITCATKAVMSGTMLVLSLKVAERNAFLRARSVRIGGIPAHAGPCPNERLGYVDCTLHATDHSDGYGGGHLIRDLLEGRRVDVEVETHGGTTVRTTTTLDELGHARMVGTRCAFMNYLAIVNPSKSPVRSIFSISPLQGGMAEATVAGCGELNPIQNDPELEHIGVGTRVLYNGGEGFVMGLGTRSYLHRPNLSIVGDLKHMQARWTGGFRTSLSPEVVCTVAVPIPITDRRTLQRASVLDEHIPLMVASVLGRHILAETSYADVWQGTDLDIHVGGADMTEYAAAARACPTGALSDEGVIDETRCMHCGHCTTTSGALGAHLGHLRLGRMIPIVARLSDRLGAIAACEELKRRILDGSFELTEPVQRLKK from the coding sequence ATGGAGTCCTCTGTTGCCGAGATAAGGGAGAAGATAGAGCGCCACGACGCTCTGGTGGTGGGCGCCCATGAGTTCAAGCAGATGGTGCGGGATGGGGAGAGGCTCGATGAGGTGGACGTGATTACGTGTGCCACCAAGGCGGTGATGAGTGGCACGATGCTGGTACTCTCCCTGAAGGTGGCAGAGCGCAACGCCTTTTTGAGGGCTCGCTCTGTCAGGATAGGGGGCATACCTGCACACGCAGGTCCCTGCCCCAACGAGCGGCTGGGCTATGTGGACTGCACGCTGCACGCCACCGACCACAGCGACGGCTATGGCGGGGGGCACCTCATCAGGGACCTCCTGGAGGGCAGGCGGGTGGACGTGGAGGTAGAGACCCATGGTGGTACCACCGTACGCACCACCACCACGCTGGACGAGCTTGGACATGCGAGGATGGTTGGAACGAGGTGTGCGTTCATGAACTACCTCGCCATCGTCAACCCCTCAAAAAGCCCAGTGCGCTCCATATTCTCCATATCTCCCCTTCAAGGAGGCATGGCAGAGGCGACCGTCGCAGGATGCGGTGAGCTGAACCCCATACAGAACGACCCAGAGTTAGAGCACATCGGGGTGGGTACCCGTGTGCTGTACAACGGTGGGGAGGGGTTCGTGATGGGCCTTGGCACGCGCAGCTATCTCCACAGGCCCAACCTGTCCATCGTTGGCGACCTGAAACACATGCAGGCAAGGTGGACTGGGGGCTTTAGGACATCGCTCTCCCCAGAGGTGGTGTGCACCGTGGCGGTGCCCATACCCATCACCGACAGGCGCACCCTGCAGCGGGCGAGCGTGCTGGACGAGCACATCCCGCTCATGGTGGCGAGCGTGCTCGGACGGCACATCCTTGCAGAGACGAGCTACGCGGACGTGTGGCAGGGCACAGACCTCGACATCCACGTGGGGGGTGCCGACATGACAGAGTATGCGGCGGCTGCGAGGGCGTGCCCCACAGGCGCGCTCTCGGATGAAGGGGTCATAGACGAGACGAGGTGCATGCACTGTGGTCACTGCACCACCACCTCTGGGGCTCTTGGCGCGCATCTCGGGCACTTGCGGCTCGGCAGGATGATACCAATCGTGGCTCGGCTCTCAGACAGGCTGGGTGCTATTGCAGCATGCGAGGAGCTCAAGCGCAGGATACTCGACGGCTCGTTCGAACTCACAGAGCCTGTGCAGCGCCTGAAAAAATAG
- a CDS encoding 4Fe-4S binding protein translates to MPAYVDPETCTGCETCVDECPVEAISMDGEVAKVDPELCTECGLCVDACPAGAISLKEE, encoded by the coding sequence ATGCCAGCATACGTTGACCCAGAGACGTGTACAGGCTGCGAGACGTGCGTGGATGAGTGTCCCGTCGAGGCCATCAGCATGGACGGAGAGGTCGCCAAGGTGGACCCCGAGCTGTGCACAGAGTGCGGGCTGTGCGTGGATGCGTGTCCAGCCGGGGCTATCAGCCTCAAGGAGGAGTAA